One Paenibacillus riograndensis SBR5 DNA segment encodes these proteins:
- a CDS encoding DUF1836 domain-containing protein: protein MEAFTLSRIEMSELLLSLNSTIERKPLHILQDAWSKFHYEEVEKGASLPAFLSTEIPPILQKLIKGSPVKGLSLGEIATLGHLIEYSTLSATSMQNWVKRDFKEYLGSPREGKKYSVNQAALLFMIDDLKAALDFGSIRQLFRLLFLAPERDDDDLVEPAQLYHAYAELFEEIKSSPVMPVQGLADLSAQQMYSSRADKVLKVSLENMMQRLNHLTRSQRHAVRNMLMIAAISVQTCYFQALARQYCNAALFLDF from the coding sequence ATGGAAGCTTTTACACTCAGCCGGATCGAAATGTCCGAACTGCTGCTGTCCCTGAACAGTACTATTGAACGAAAGCCGCTGCATATCCTGCAGGATGCATGGTCAAAATTTCATTATGAAGAGGTGGAAAAGGGTGCTTCTCTCCCGGCTTTTCTGTCCACCGAGATTCCTCCGATCCTGCAAAAGCTGATTAAAGGCAGCCCTGTAAAGGGGTTGTCGCTTGGAGAAATCGCCACCCTGGGCCACCTGATTGAGTATTCTACACTTTCTGCCACTTCTATGCAGAATTGGGTAAAACGCGACTTCAAAGAATATCTGGGCTCCCCCCGAGAGGGGAAAAAATATTCCGTCAATCAGGCTGCGCTTTTATTTATGATCGATGATTTGAAGGCTGCCCTCGATTTCGGGAGTATCCGCCAGCTGTTCCGGCTGCTCTTCCTGGCACCGGAGCGGGACGATGATGATCTGGTCGAACCCGCCCAGCTGTATCACGCGTATGCAGAGTTGTTCGAAGAGATCAAGAGCAGTCCTGTGATGCCGGTTCAGGGACTCGCAGACCTCAGCGCACAGCAGATGTATTCATCAAGAGCTGATAAGGTGCTAAAGGTTTCGCTCGAAAATATGATGCAGCGTTTGAACCATCTGACCAGGTCCCAGCGGCATGCCGTGCGGAATATGCTGATGATTGCCGCCATCTCGGTACAGACCTGCTATTTCCAGGCTTTGGCCCGCCAATATTGCAATGCGGCGTTATTCCTTGATTTTTGA
- a CDS encoding MFS transporter gives MKDISLLRNPKQRKLLFSAGLSWMFDAMDVGMISFVVAALAKEWGLGPERIGYLTSINSIGMAVGAAAAGILADRFGRKSVLLWTLLIFSLASGLSAFAAGYAMLCVLRFVAGFGLGGELPVASTLVSESMPVKERGRAVVLLESFWAVGWIVSALIAYFVIPDYGWRVAFAIGAVPALYALYLRRAIDDSPRFAEIRKKAPVPLRSRIATVWSGEYRRSTIMLWILWFTVVFSYYGMFLWLPTVMVIKGFSLVKSFEYVLIMTLAQLPGYFTAAYFIEKFGRKFVLVIYLLLTAASAAWFGNSTTEGMLMAAGICLSFFNLGAWGGMYAYTPELYPTAIRSTGAGLATSFGRIGGIIAPTLVGVMVGNAVGIGTIFMLFFVTIIIGALAVLFLGKETKGLELG, from the coding sequence ATGAAAGATATTTCGCTGCTGCGGAATCCGAAGCAAAGAAAGTTGCTGTTCAGTGCAGGGCTTAGCTGGATGTTCGACGCGATGGATGTGGGAATGATTTCTTTTGTGGTAGCGGCGCTTGCCAAGGAATGGGGCCTCGGACCGGAAAGAATCGGATATTTGACCAGTATCAACTCCATAGGCATGGCTGTGGGCGCGGCGGCTGCAGGCATTCTGGCGGACCGTTTCGGCCGCAAATCGGTGCTGCTGTGGACGCTCCTGATCTTCTCGCTGGCCAGCGGATTATCGGCTTTTGCCGCCGGGTATGCCATGCTGTGTGTCCTGCGCTTTGTCGCCGGGTTCGGGCTTGGGGGAGAGCTTCCTGTGGCCTCAACGCTGGTTTCGGAGAGCATGCCTGTCAAGGAGAGAGGCCGGGCGGTCGTGCTGCTGGAAAGCTTTTGGGCGGTCGGCTGGATCGTCTCGGCATTAATTGCTTATTTTGTGATTCCGGATTACGGCTGGAGAGTAGCGTTTGCCATTGGTGCGGTTCCTGCCCTGTATGCACTGTACTTGCGGCGGGCGATCGATGACTCTCCGAGATTCGCAGAAATCCGGAAGAAAGCGCCTGTACCTTTGCGGAGCCGTATTGCCACGGTCTGGTCCGGGGAATACCGCCGGTCGACAATCATGCTCTGGATTTTGTGGTTTACGGTCGTTTTTTCTTATTACGGCATGTTTCTGTGGCTGCCTACAGTAATGGTGATCAAAGGCTTCAGTCTTGTCAAAAGCTTTGAATACGTGCTGATCATGACGCTGGCACAACTCCCCGGCTACTTCACCGCTGCTTATTTCATTGAGAAATTCGGCCGCAAGTTTGTGCTGGTAATCTATCTGCTGCTCACAGCCGCCAGCGCTGCCTGGTTCGGGAATTCCACGACGGAGGGCATGCTGATGGCTGCCGGAATCTGCCTGTCGTTCTTCAATCTTGGGGCATGGGGCGGAATGTACGCTTATACGCCGGAGCTGTATCCTACAGCTATCCGTTCAACGGGAGCCGGTCTTGCGACTTCTTTTGGCCGGATTGGCGGGATTATCGCACCTACGCTGGTAGGGGTCATGGTAGGGAACGCGGTAGGGATTGGCACGATATTTATGCTGTTTTTTGTGACGATTATTATCGGGGCTTTAGCCGTGCTGTTCTTGGGCAAAGAGACGAAAGGGCTTGAACTGGGTTAG
- a CDS encoding GNAT family N-acetyltransferase produces the protein MIREAVPEDASFIDQLYRMLLPEQKDIMVMPERIRQIRNHPDSFLFVYEEEGAVVATVHLHLCMDALSCERPFAVIERVVTAPEARGRGYGAALMRHAEETAAARGALKVMLSSNRNRADAHRFYEMLGYDGDGSRLFKRYL, from the coding sequence ATGATTAGAGAAGCTGTGCCTGAAGATGCTTCTTTCATTGATCAGCTCTATCGTATGCTGCTGCCTGAACAGAAGGATATTATGGTAATGCCAGAGCGAATCCGACAAATCAGGAACCATCCCGACAGCTTCCTGTTTGTGTATGAGGAGGAAGGAGCCGTTGTTGCAACGGTACATCTTCATTTATGTATGGATGCACTTAGCTGCGAGCGGCCTTTTGCTGTAATTGAACGGGTAGTTACTGCACCGGAAGCACGTGGAAGGGGATATGGAGCCGCACTGATGAGGCATGCCGAGGAAACGGCTGCAGCCAGGGGAGCGCTTAAGGTGATGCTGTCCAGTAACAGGAATCGGGCGGATGCCCACCGTTTCTATGAAATGCTTGGCTATGACGGGGATGGCAGCAGACTGTTCAAACGGTACCTATAG
- a CDS encoding VOC family protein has translation MTSPILNQIGAVFIPVSDIERSKNWYCRLLGLPLDGEVLFGHLYVIPMQGPGIVLDSRIFTASAVLKVPSFHLNTEDIDAAYDFVKESGAELLTDIEHDHWFNFKDPDGNVLMICRC, from the coding sequence GTGACAAGTCCGATTCTGAATCAGATTGGCGCTGTTTTTATTCCGGTTAGTGATATTGAAAGGTCGAAAAACTGGTATTGCCGTTTGCTGGGGCTTCCCCTTGACGGTGAAGTGCTGTTCGGACATCTATACGTGATTCCGATGCAAGGACCCGGCATTGTGCTGGACAGCAGAATTTTCACAGCGTCGGCTGTACTGAAGGTTCCGTCTTTCCATCTGAACACTGAGGATATTGATGCCGCCTATGATTTTGTCAAAGAATCCGGAGCGGAGCTGCTGACCGATATTGAGCATGACCACTGGTTCAACTTCAAGGACCCGGATGGGAATGTACTGATGATCTGCCGATGTTAG
- a CDS encoding aminopeptidase has protein sequence MPQLQAQLSKYADLAVRIGVNVQPGQTLIVSAPISAAEFVRLITAKAYAIGASQVKVNWSDEFITRQLFEHAAPEVFTKPPTWFAGEITEFAENGAAFLHVIAEDPDALKGIDSERIANYQKTRGEALTKYRELQMSDKVSWSIVAIPSQAWADKVFPDVPADERVDKLWEAIFHTVRLDREDPVAAWQEHLDTLEQKANVLNAKKYKSLHYIAPGTDLSIELPEGHLWAQGDSINAKGHSFVANMPTEEVFTAPLKTGVNGTVKATKPLSYGGNIIDGFSITFEQGRIVSVAAEQGQEALEYLIGLDEGAKYLGEVALVPHKSPISESNILYFNTLFDENASNHLAIGTAYAFCLEGGKEMNKDELIAHGLNTSVTHVDFMIGSAEMDIYGITVDGTREPVFLKGNWAF, from the coding sequence ATGCCCCAACTGCAAGCACAGCTTAGTAAATATGCGGATTTGGCGGTTCGAATCGGAGTTAATGTTCAGCCCGGACAGACCCTGATCGTGAGCGCGCCTATTTCAGCTGCAGAATTTGTACGGCTCATTACAGCTAAGGCCTATGCCATCGGCGCGAGCCAGGTCAAGGTCAATTGGAGCGATGAATTCATTACCCGCCAGCTATTTGAGCATGCCGCACCGGAAGTGTTCACTAAGCCGCCTACCTGGTTTGCGGGTGAAATAACCGAGTTCGCCGAGAATGGCGCAGCTTTCCTTCATGTTATCGCCGAAGACCCGGATGCGCTCAAAGGCATTGACTCCGAGCGGATTGCGAACTACCAGAAAACCCGCGGAGAAGCTCTGACCAAATACCGCGAGCTGCAAATGTCTGATAAAGTCAGCTGGAGCATTGTTGCCATTCCGTCGCAGGCTTGGGCCGATAAGGTATTCCCGGATGTTCCGGCAGATGAACGCGTAGACAAGCTTTGGGAAGCAATTTTCCACACCGTACGCCTGGACCGCGAAGATCCTGTAGCCGCCTGGCAGGAACATTTGGATACCCTTGAACAAAAAGCCAATGTCCTGAACGCCAAGAAATATAAAAGCCTCCATTACATAGCACCCGGTACTGATCTTAGCATTGAGCTGCCTGAAGGACACTTGTGGGCGCAAGGCGACAGCATCAATGCCAAGGGCCATTCTTTTGTCGCCAATATGCCGACTGAAGAAGTGTTCACAGCCCCACTCAAAACCGGTGTCAACGGAACGGTCAAAGCCACGAAGCCGCTTAGCTACGGCGGGAACATTATTGACGGCTTCTCCATTACTTTTGAACAAGGCCGGATCGTTAGTGTAGCAGCCGAACAGGGCCAGGAGGCGCTGGAATATCTCATCGGGCTGGATGAAGGTGCAAAATATCTCGGCGAAGTGGCGCTTGTCCCGCATAAATCTCCAATTTCGGAATCCAATATCCTGTATTTCAATACTTTGTTCGATGAGAATGCCTCCAACCATCTGGCCATTGGCACAGCTTATGCCTTCTGTCTCGAAGGCGGCAAAGAAATGAATAAGGACGAACTGATTGCCCACGGCCTGAACACAAGCGTTACGCATGTCGATTTTATGATCGGCTCAGCGGAGATGGACATTTACGGTATCACCGTTGACGGCACCAGAGAGCCTGTATTCCTCAAGGGGAACTGGGCGTTCTAA
- a CDS encoding aminopeptidase, with protein MLSFTQKLENYALLTVKIGINIQPGQTLVVNADIASAELVRLVVRKAYEAGAKLVKVNYTDELVTRTRYELAPSESFLEPPKWQADELEDLAKNGAAFLSVISTNPDLLNGIDPVRIADNQRTAGQAMMPYRELLMGNHVSWSLVAYPSPVWAAKVFPDAPPEQQVELLWDAIFKAVRADQENPVEAWSLHLAGLKQRCDILNAKKYRKLHYTAPGTDLMLELPEGHIWCQAGAVNGRGVPFLANIPTEEVFTAPLKTGANGTVSSTKPLSYSGNIIDRFTLTLENGKVTDFTAEVGQDALASLLAMDEGSAYFGEVALVPYHSPISESGILYFTTLYDENASCHLALGAAYAFTLEQGTAMTKEQLAEHGMNQSLTHVDFMMGSADMNIDGITDEGLAEPIFRNGNWA; from the coding sequence ATGCTGAGTTTTACGCAAAAGCTGGAGAATTACGCACTGCTGACGGTCAAAATCGGAATTAACATTCAGCCTGGACAGACCCTTGTGGTCAACGCTGATATAGCTTCGGCAGAACTGGTGCGGCTGGTAGTGCGCAAGGCCTATGAAGCCGGGGCAAAACTGGTTAAGGTGAATTATACGGATGAACTTGTCACCCGCACACGTTACGAGCTGGCGCCGTCCGAAAGCTTCCTCGAACCGCCAAAATGGCAGGCCGATGAGCTGGAGGACCTGGCTAAAAACGGAGCAGCCTTCCTGTCGGTCATTTCGACCAATCCGGATCTGCTGAACGGGATCGATCCCGTACGTATTGCCGATAATCAGCGCACAGCCGGTCAAGCTATGATGCCATACCGGGAACTGCTGATGGGCAACCATGTCAGCTGGAGCCTGGTGGCCTACCCCTCGCCTGTGTGGGCGGCCAAGGTATTCCCGGACGCTCCGCCAGAACAGCAGGTAGAACTGCTGTGGGATGCCATCTTCAAGGCTGTCAGAGCAGACCAGGAGAATCCGGTTGAAGCCTGGAGCCTCCACCTGGCCGGCCTGAAGCAGCGCTGTGATATTTTGAATGCGAAAAAATACCGCAAGCTCCACTATACCGCACCAGGCACTGATCTCATGCTTGAGCTGCCGGAAGGCCATATTTGGTGTCAAGCGGGGGCTGTGAACGGACGCGGAGTACCTTTTCTGGCGAATATCCCAACCGAAGAGGTCTTCACGGCACCGCTTAAGACAGGTGCAAACGGTACAGTCAGCAGCACGAAACCGCTAAGCTATAGCGGCAACATCATTGACCGTTTCACCCTTACCCTGGAGAATGGGAAAGTTACAGATTTCACTGCAGAAGTGGGCCAGGATGCGTTAGCATCTCTGCTGGCGATGGACGAAGGCTCTGCTTATTTTGGGGAAGTCGCCCTCGTTCCCTACCACTCTCCGATCTCGGAAAGCGGCATTCTGTACTTCACTACACTTTATGATGAGAATGCTTCCTGTCACCTGGCTCTGGGAGCAGCTTACGCTTTCACTCTGGAGCAAGGTACGGCGATGACCAAAGAGCAGCTTGCCGAGCACGGGATGAATCAAAGCCTGACTCACGTGGATTTCATGATGGGCTCCGCGGATATGAATATCGACGGGATTACGGATGAAGGCCTGGCCGAACCTATTTTCCGCAACGGAAACTGGGCTTAA
- a CDS encoding hemolysin family protein, producing the protein MGIGLSLTLVAILIILTAFFVATEFALVRLRGSQISQMVLEGKKNALAVQRVAANLDGYLSACQLGITITALGIGALAEPAFEQLLIPLFDLGNISHSVSEPIAFALAFIIATFLHVVVGELAPKTAAINIPEKIGQITSPLIIWFYKILYPLIWLMNGSANLLVRMFGMKPASEHGDAHSEDEIRLILSESYESGKINKAEYGYVNRIFTFDEMLAKEIMVPRTDMVCLFTNHSLKENLEIIRKEQYTRFPVADGSKDNIIGMINTKQLYLQYDNNPDFDFKSLILPLLTVSEVTPVKTLLTRMQKERVHIALLLDEYGGTSGLITIEDILEEIVGEIRDEFDEDERRNIEKLSDSHYLFDGNVSVLEVKELTGFDLHDDEVTTIGGWLYSHLEEPAIGKSITHENVTLTVREMNRHRIRRVEFELAQPGSEDSKSLPE; encoded by the coding sequence ATGGGTATAGGACTTAGTTTGACGCTTGTGGCAATTTTGATCATTTTAACCGCATTTTTTGTAGCAACGGAATTTGCATTGGTACGGCTGAGAGGCAGCCAGATTAGCCAGATGGTGCTTGAGGGCAAAAAAAACGCCCTGGCGGTTCAAAGGGTTGCAGCCAACCTTGACGGCTATTTGTCTGCCTGCCAGCTGGGGATCACCATTACAGCACTGGGGATTGGAGCCTTGGCGGAGCCGGCTTTTGAGCAGCTCCTGATTCCATTGTTCGACCTTGGGAATATCAGCCACAGTGTGAGTGAGCCTATTGCTTTTGCCTTGGCATTCATTATTGCCACATTCCTGCATGTCGTAGTCGGTGAACTTGCCCCGAAGACGGCCGCTATCAATATTCCGGAGAAAATTGGTCAAATTACCTCACCGCTGATTATTTGGTTCTACAAAATTTTGTACCCTCTGATTTGGCTGATGAACGGTTCCGCTAATCTGCTGGTCCGCATGTTCGGGATGAAGCCGGCAAGCGAGCACGGTGATGCGCACAGCGAAGATGAGATTCGCCTGATCCTCTCCGAGAGCTATGAGAGCGGTAAAATCAACAAAGCCGAATATGGCTATGTGAACCGTATCTTCACTTTCGATGAAATGCTGGCCAAGGAGATTATGGTCCCGCGGACGGATATGGTATGCCTGTTCACCAACCATTCTCTGAAAGAAAATCTGGAGATCATCCGCAAGGAGCAATACACCCGCTTCCCGGTTGCCGATGGCAGTAAGGACAACATTATCGGAATGATTAATACCAAACAGCTGTATTTGCAATATGACAACAATCCGGATTTCGATTTCAAAAGCCTGATTCTGCCGCTCCTCACTGTATCCGAAGTCACTCCGGTCAAAACACTGCTGACCCGGATGCAGAAAGAGCGTGTGCATATCGCCCTGCTGCTTGATGAATACGGCGGAACCTCCGGCCTGATTACCATCGAGGACATCCTTGAAGAGATTGTCGGTGAAATCCGCGATGAGTTTGACGAAGACGAGCGCCGCAATATCGAGAAGCTGAGTGATTCCCATTATTTATTCGACGGGAATGTCTCTGTCCTGGAAGTCAAGGAGCTGACAGGCTTTGATCTGCATGATGATGAAGTGACTACAATCGGTGGATGGCTGTACAGTCACCTGGAAGAACCCGCTATCGGTAAAAGTATAACCCATGAAAATGTGACCCTTACCGTCCGCGAAATGAACCGCCACCGCATCCGCAGAGTGGAGTTTGAACTTGCACAGCCGGGATCTGAAGATTCGAAATCGCTGCCGGAATAA
- a CDS encoding AlkZ-related protein, with protein MSSMEEHGMVTTYEEMKAVIDQLGIVPLAVLIPGHPSVNGLTKAENWHTDTELDPWAWRARFPGEGLAAYGKFIRKKAVLVAREWFPAYAAAAGSTQSLEERYDSGLCSREALTLLQIIRDNQGIETRELRKLADMKAKEKKTAFDNAVTELQGTLDIVISGVKERHNAEGEKNGWNSTSFETAGHWMAENHIPEFKGTRDEAIVWLRNRMEGKWSPASVSWLGKVLSW; from the coding sequence ATGAGCAGCATGGAAGAGCACGGGATGGTAACGACTTATGAAGAAATGAAAGCGGTGATTGACCAATTGGGCATTGTCCCGCTGGCTGTACTCATACCTGGGCATCCGTCTGTGAACGGATTGACCAAAGCCGAGAACTGGCATACCGATACAGAGCTTGACCCCTGGGCCTGGCGTGCCCGGTTTCCCGGTGAAGGTCTGGCTGCGTACGGGAAATTTATCCGCAAAAAAGCAGTCCTGGTCGCCAGAGAATGGTTCCCGGCATATGCGGCTGCTGCGGGCAGCACACAATCCCTGGAGGAACGCTACGATAGTGGACTCTGCAGCAGAGAAGCACTAACCTTGCTTCAGATCATCCGTGATAATCAAGGCATTGAGACACGTGAACTACGTAAGCTGGCTGACATGAAGGCGAAGGAGAAGAAAACTGCTTTTGACAATGCGGTAACGGAACTGCAAGGCACTCTGGATATTGTGATCTCAGGAGTGAAGGAACGCCATAATGCCGAGGGAGAGAAAAACGGCTGGAACAGCACCTCATTTGAAACCGCCGGCCACTGGATGGCAGAGAATCATATTCCGGAATTTAAGGGAACGAGAGATGAGGCTATAGTGTGGCTGCGCAACCGGATGGAAGGGAAATGGAGTCCTGCGTCTGTAAGCTGGCTGGGCAAAGTTTTATCCTGGTAA
- a CDS encoding TrkH family potassium uptake protein translates to MVLIAAGTILLCLPAASTGARISFIDALFMATSATCVTGLAVIDTGTQLTVFGQIVLLVLFQFGGLGFVTMATLITLVLNKRISLKERLLLQESMNQNSMQGIVRLIQRVLIYSLVIQLSGAILLAARFTVDMSFGKAVYYGLFHSISIFNNAGFDLFGDIHGPFSGLTRYAEDPIVNITSMLLIFLGGIGFIVLSDLIDYPKRKRLTLHSKVVLSASAVLILGGAAVFFWLELNATLKPLHAGGKVMASFLQAITPRSGGVTTIEIPLLRESTQFLMILLMFIGAAPGSTGGGIKITTFAILVVTAYTKIRGKEDIVMFRHRISKENVYRAITMTLLSLMLVVSATMLLSVTESADFLTVLFEAVSAFGTSGITMGLTPNLTTIGKVLVIILMFVGRTGPLTLAYALKPKNSKELYRYPEGNITIG, encoded by the coding sequence ATGGTGCTGATTGCAGCCGGAACGATTCTTTTATGCCTTCCTGCTGCGTCCACCGGAGCGAGAATCTCTTTTATTGATGCATTGTTCATGGCTACTTCAGCCACCTGTGTGACTGGGCTTGCAGTCATAGATACAGGAACTCAGCTTACTGTATTCGGACAGATCGTGCTGCTGGTATTGTTTCAATTCGGCGGTCTGGGTTTCGTTACGATGGCTACTTTGATTACACTTGTGCTCAACAAGCGGATCTCACTCAAGGAACGGCTGCTGTTGCAGGAATCCATGAACCAGAATTCGATGCAGGGTATTGTCCGGCTGATACAGCGGGTACTTATTTATTCGCTGGTCATCCAGCTCAGCGGAGCCATCCTCCTTGCCGCCAGATTCACAGTGGATATGTCTTTCGGCAAAGCGGTGTATTACGGGCTATTTCATAGCATTTCGATCTTCAACAATGCGGGCTTTGACCTTTTTGGGGATATACACGGTCCCTTCAGCGGCCTCACACGGTATGCCGAAGACCCGATTGTAAATATTACTTCCATGCTGCTGATTTTCCTTGGCGGAATCGGTTTTATTGTATTGTCGGATCTGATTGACTATCCCAAACGCAAACGCTTGACCCTGCATTCCAAAGTCGTGCTCTCAGCATCTGCCGTTCTGATTCTGGGCGGGGCTGCAGTCTTTTTCTGGCTTGAACTGAATGCTACCCTGAAGCCGCTGCATGCCGGAGGCAAAGTCATGGCGTCTTTCCTGCAAGCGATCACCCCGCGCTCCGGCGGTGTTACAACTATCGAGATCCCGCTTCTGCGCGAATCAACCCAGTTCCTCATGATCCTGCTTATGTTCATCGGCGCAGCTCCCGGTTCAACCGGAGGGGGAATCAAGATCACCACTTTCGCCATCCTGGTCGTTACCGCCTACACCAAAATCCGGGGCAAGGAGGACATCGTCATGTTCCGCCACCGGATTTCCAAAGAAAATGTGTACCGGGCGATAACCATGACCCTGCTCTCACTGATGCTTGTAGTGTCCGCGACGATGCTGCTGTCGGTCACCGAAAGCGCCGATTTTCTCACCGTGCTCTTCGAAGCAGTCTCTGCCTTCGGCACCTCAGGCATCACGATGGGGTTGACGCCTAATCTAACCACAATAGGCAAGGTACTTGTGATTATCCTGATGTTCGTCGGCCGTACCGGGCCGCTGACCCTGGCCTACGCGCTCAAGCCGAAGAACAGCAAGGAGCTTTACCGCTATCCTGAAGGCAACATTACTATAGGCTGA
- a CDS encoding GNAT family N-acetyltransferase, whose product MKVTIRELVPEDAAELISLQYRLDEESAFMLLEPGERQTGIKQAEDMIRSFASAENSALIGAAASGRLAGFLSVRGGSARRNRHSAYIVTGILKEFQGMGLGSALFKELEKWAKETGIIRLELTIMVHNERALALYTKNGFEIEGIKKKSLKVEGNWVDEYYMSRIFPDGPEVM is encoded by the coding sequence ATGAAAGTAACAATAAGGGAACTGGTGCCGGAGGACGCCGCTGAACTGATCAGTCTGCAGTACCGCCTGGACGAAGAATCTGCGTTTATGCTGCTGGAGCCGGGTGAACGCCAGACAGGAATCAAGCAGGCAGAAGACATGATCCGGAGCTTTGCGAGTGCCGAAAATTCCGCGCTGATCGGAGCCGCAGCCAGCGGCCGATTAGCCGGGTTCCTCTCGGTCAGGGGCGGAAGTGCAAGGCGCAACAGGCATAGTGCGTATATTGTCACCGGCATCCTGAAGGAATTCCAGGGAATGGGGCTTGGCAGCGCTTTGTTCAAGGAATTGGAGAAATGGGCCAAAGAAACGGGGATCATTCGTCTGGAGCTTACCATTATGGTCCATAATGAACGTGCGTTGGCGTTGTATACCAAAAACGGTTTTGAGATTGAAGGAATCAAGAAAAAGTCATTGAAGGTTGAAGGCAATTGGGTAGATGAGTATTACATGAGCAGAATTTTCCCAGACGGACCTGAGGTTATGTAA
- a CDS encoding TerB N-terminal domain-containing protein, with amino-acid sequence MSRDGKEPHFTELVWESTEQNLPIPPRASADLKVPKPPAAAPKKKAPEEATVQLQLWDMEETQEPVTTTESQFVVRARELVDHKETASLFVPFKSYWPTYGHMTGAQSRWYFFWRDEVRQGRYPKTDLSYIFLHVYELINGVGWDEPQDGYRQLNLLWEAYRDQYKRLDQYLGGWIADFSFVHHLDVPLSGIVARSRGLAGDLAELELMRCLTAAPEQLTFEVLTVMSDYDISKSKFYTGEGKTAAERYIPQVVALIDAYVARKHGSNLIGMFPPGPAVVRERYLFRSAVYDISLYGYSVLVPVVRISKSPPLRSLITRLFRLTENKLRELLGYRGRLKDIKVDADMEDLITRFLQREFRKAEQLEKGPAVVIDAKKVEQLQNDSDIVRTLLTVEETEELEGRPAVAEADGDVTGRTGVPAADEPDMQVQHADPAGAEDDGVPSAEAGHEAVKRFAGSEAASTLETSGIVAEAQQDSGNSAAALWHSFAAALTPLEWETVRALAEGRGMAAVQHLASAGGTMAELLFDGINETAMNLLGDLLIDEEELNEEFMPMLQYLGGVNDR; translated from the coding sequence TTGAGCAGAGACGGAAAAGAGCCGCATTTTACAGAGCTGGTGTGGGAGAGCACGGAGCAGAATCTGCCGATTCCTCCGCGTGCTTCGGCTGACCTCAAGGTTCCCAAGCCCCCGGCAGCCGCACCGAAGAAAAAAGCTCCTGAAGAAGCCACTGTACAGCTTCAGTTATGGGATATGGAGGAAACACAGGAGCCGGTAACGACGACGGAGAGCCAGTTCGTGGTCCGGGCCAGGGAGTTAGTGGATCACAAAGAGACAGCGTCGCTGTTTGTTCCTTTCAAAAGTTACTGGCCCACCTATGGTCACATGACCGGGGCGCAGAGCAGATGGTATTTCTTTTGGCGGGATGAGGTCAGACAGGGCAGATATCCAAAAACGGATCTGTCCTATATCTTTCTGCATGTCTATGAGCTGATCAACGGTGTAGGGTGGGACGAGCCTCAGGATGGATACCGGCAGCTGAATCTGTTATGGGAAGCCTACCGGGATCAATATAAAAGACTGGACCAGTATCTGGGCGGCTGGATTGCGGATTTCTCCTTTGTCCATCATCTGGACGTTCCGCTGTCGGGGATTGTCGCCCGTTCACGCGGACTTGCCGGCGATCTGGCTGAGCTTGAGCTGATGCGCTGCCTGACCGCTGCACCGGAGCAGCTTACGTTTGAAGTGCTGACCGTCATGTCGGATTACGATATCAGCAAGTCCAAATTCTATACCGGTGAAGGCAAAACGGCGGCGGAACGCTATATCCCGCAGGTAGTGGCGCTGATTGACGCTTATGTGGCCCGCAAGCATGGCTCGAATCTGATCGGCATGTTTCCCCCGGGTCCAGCGGTGGTCCGGGAGCGTTACCTGTTCCGCAGTGCGGTGTACGACATCTCATTGTATGGCTACTCCGTGCTTGTCCCTGTGGTGCGGATCAGCAAATCTCCACCGCTGCGCAGTCTGATCACCCGCCTGTTCCGGCTGACGGAGAACAAGCTGCGGGAGCTGCTGGGCTACCGGGGCAGATTGAAGGATATTAAGGTTGATGCAGATATGGAAGATTTGATCACCAGGTTCCTGCAGCGCGAATTCCGCAAAGCGGAGCAGCTGGAAAAGGGGCCGGCGGTTGTCATTGATGCTAAGAAGGTGGAACAGCTTCAGAACGATTCCGACATTGTGAGGACGCTGCTTACGGTTGAAGAGACCGAAGAGTTAGAGGGACGGCCTGCCGTTGCAGAGGCTGACGGTGATGTGACGGGACGGACGGGGGTACCGGCTGCAGATGAGCCTGATATGCAAGTTCAGCACGCTGATCCGGCGGGAGCTGAAGATGATGGAGTACCGTCAGCCGAGGCTGGGCATGAAGCTGTGAAGCGGTTTGCCGGTTCCGAAGCGGCTTCAACTCTGGAAACAAGCGGCATTGTGGCTGAGGCTCAGCAGGATTCCGGCAATAGCGCTGCTGCGCTGTGGCATTCTTTTGCCGCTGCGCTGACTCCGCTGGAGTGGGAGACGGTTCGTGCGCTGGCGGAAGGCAGGGGAATGGCAGCGGTACAGCATTTGGCTTCAGCAGGCGGAACAATGGCAGAGCTGTTATTCGACGGGATTAATGAGACTGCCATGAATCTGCTAGGCGATCTGCTTATAGATGAAGAAGAGTTAAACGAGGAATTTATGCCGATGCTGCAATACTTGGGTGGGGTGAATGATCGATGA